The DNA sequence GAAAACGTTCCCGCAAACGTTTTCATCATAGCGGGACTACCGACCATCAAAGAAGACAAGAAGGTAGCTGCAATGGCACTCGATCTCCGCGGACTCAACCCCGCACCTGTCACCCCGTTCACCGAAGATGGCGCCGTCGACTTCGCTGCAATCCAGCGCCTGGGTTCGTGGCTCGGATCGATTGAGGGCGTGAAGAGCCTCGTCGTTCTGGGGCACGCCGGCGAAGGGACGTTCCTCACCGAAGAGGAGCAGCTGGACGTGATCCGCGCGTTCGTAGCATCGACCGACGGCCGGGTACCGGTTGTAGCGGGCATCACGAAGGAGGGCAATAAGACAGCGGCCCTCGAAGCCAGAAAGGCCGTCGATGCCGGGGCGTCAGCTGGTCTCGTCTACCCCTCGCACGGGTGGCTGCGCTTCGGCTACCAGAAGGGCGCACCCCAGTCGCGCTATCAGGAGATTTACGACGAATCCGGTCTGCCGCTGATCCTGTTTCAGTACCCCGACAACACCAAGGCAAGCTACGACCTCGAAACCCAGCTGGAGATCGCCGGCCAGGAGGGAGTCTTCGCCACGAAGAACGGTGTCCGGAACATGCGCCGGTGGTACACCGAGATCCCCGCGCTGCGCGCCGCGTACCCCGAACTGCAGATCCTGTCCTGCCACGACGAATACCTGCTGCCGACCATGTTCGATGTCGACGGCCTGCTCGTGGGCTACGGCAACATCGCCCCCGAACTGCTCGTCGAACTGATCGAAGCCGGCAAGGCGCAGGACTACCCGCGAGCCCACGCAATCCATGAGCGGCTGCTCCCGGTAACGAAGAACGTTTACCACCGCGGCTCCCACATGGAAGGCACGGTCGCCCTGAAGTGGGGCCTCGTGAACCGCGGCATCCTGGACCACGCGACAGTGCGCACCCCGCTCCTGCCCCTCCCCCAGGGCGCCGAAACCGAAATCGCGGAAGCCTTCGCTGCCGCGAACATCGGCAAGGTCACCGTCAACGCCTGATCGACGGATCCTGAGGATGGCGGGAGCAACTCCCGCCATCCTCCCCTAGGCTTTAGCCATCTCCACTCTTGGTCAATGAGGACCCCAGCATCGCTGCTGGAGAAGGAGGACTCGCCATGCGCGAGCCGAACAACACTAAAACTATGGCCGGCGGCGCCAATGCCGCCAGGATCAATGCAGAGCTGGTAGCCCGCCTCGAACGGCTCCCGCTCACGCGACGGCTGACCGTGATCCGCGTGGTCATCGGGTCAGCCACGTTCTTCGACGCCTACACCGTCCTGGCAATCGCCTTCGCGATGCCCCAACTGTCCTCGGAATGGCACCTGAATGCCGGGGAAATCGGCATGATCCTCTCCGCAGGGTACGTCGGCCAGATCTTCGGGTCCCTCTTCTTTGGACACCTCGCCGAAAGAATCGGCCGACTGCCCGTCCTGCTCTTTACGATCCTGCTCTTCGTCTCCATGGACATCGCCTGCCTCTTCGCGTGGGGCGCCACGTCCATGATCATCTTCCGCTTTATCCAGGGCATCGGCACTGGCGGCGAAGTACCGGTCGCCAGTGCCTACATCAACGAATTCGTCGGTGCCAGGAAGCGTGGCAGGTTCTTCCTCCTATACGAGGTAATCTTCCCGGTCGGCCTGATGTTTGCCGGCATCGCCGGATACTTCCTGGTCCCTGTCGTGGGCTGGAAAGCCATGTTCATCGTCGGCATCGTGCCTGCCCTGCTCACAATCCCCATGCGCTGGCTTATGCCTGAATCACCGCGCTGGCTGGCATCCAGGGGTCACGTCCACAAGGCCGAGACTGTCGTCTCAATGCTCGAAAAGGAAGCGGTCAAGGCAGGACATGCACTCTCCGAACCCGTGGTTCGGCCCGTTGACCCCAAGGCCACGGCCCGTACCGACTGGCGTGAACTGTTCTCCGGGATATACAAAAAGCGCACCTTCATGATCTGGATGCTCTGGATCTGCGTATACATGGTCAACAACGGCCTGGTCACCTGGCTGCCGACGCTCTACAAGCAAACCTTCAATCTTCCCCTGCAAACCAGCCTCGCCTACGGCTGGGTCACGTCCGCTGTCGGTGTTGTGGCCTCCGTCCTCTGCGCGCTGCTCATCGACCGCGTAGGCCGTAAACGTTGGTACACATTCGCCTTCCTGGCCGCGACCGTCCCTCTTGTCATCCTCACAGCCCTCGGCGCCGTGTCGGCGACACAGGTCGTAGTATTCGCCAGCATCGCCTACGCCATCCTGCAGACCATCTCCTTCTCGCTCTACCTCTACTCCGCCGAGCTGTACCCGACCCGGCTCCGCGCCATCGGCACGGGCTTCGGCAGCGCCTGGCTCCGGGCAGGCTCCGCCATCGGCCCCATCCTGGTCGGCTGGATCGTGGACAACTACGGAATCAGCCTGGTGTTCACCGTCTTCGCAGCCGTTGCCCTGATAGGCGGCCTGGTGACTATCTTCTTCGCCATCGAAACCAAAGGCCGGGTCCTCGAGGAACTCTCGCCCTAACTCCCCAGCACCCGCCTCAATGGCAGCGCCACGAACCAGCTCCGGTCCGTGGCGCTGCCGTTGCCAGTCAAGGACTACCCTCGGACCATCGCTTCCCGTTCCGCCCAGATCCCAGGTGTGCCGTCGTGAGGACACTCGCTGCGCTTCGGCGGGCAAGGCGTCGACCTCAAAGGCGCATTGCCGTGGGGGCCCCGGCCTTGTTACCGCTCACGGTCATCAATTGGCGGAATCCTATAGGACAGTGCCACCATTATTGGATGCTTGAGGCAACTAAACCCCAGAAGTCCCCGGACGGGACGCCCGTCAACCCCGCGCTCGAAGCGGAAAGCAAAATCGCCCGCATCGCGGTGACGGTGTTCCCCATCCTGGTGGTCGTTGCCGGCATCCTCGGTTTCCTGCTCCCCGGGGTCTTCAAGCCCATGGCCCCCAGCGTGCCCTACCTGCTGGGCATCATCATGTTCTGCATGGGCCTGACCCTCACCCCGCCGGACTTCGCCGCGGTGGCCAAGCGGCCGTGGGCTGTGGCCCTGGGGATCGTGGCGCACTACATCATCATGCCCGGCGCCGGCTGGCTGATCGCGGGCGCCCTGAACCTCCCGCCCGAACTGGCCGTCGGCGTAATCCTGGTGGGCTGCGCACCCTCCGGCACGGCCTCGAACGTCATGGCCTTCCTGGCCAAGGGCGATGTTGCCCTCTCCGTGGCGGTGGCCTCCGTCTCCACCCTGATCGCACCGATCGTCACCCCGCTGCTGGTCCTGTTCCTGGCCGGCTCGTACCTGCAGATCGATGCCGCCGGCATGGTCCTGGACATCGTCAAGACCGTGCTGCTGCCGGTGGTGGCCGGCCTCCTCGCCCGGGTCTTCCTCAAGAAGCTCGTCGCCAAGGTGCTGCCCGCGCTGCCGTGGGCGTCCGCCGTCGTGATCTCCCTGATCGTGGCCATCGTGGTGGCCGGCAGCGCCAACAAGATCATTGAGGCCGGGGCCATCGTGTTCCTCGCCGTGGTGCTGCACAACGGGTTCGGGCTGGGCCTTGGCTACCTGGCCGGCAAGCTGGGCCGCCTGGACGACAAAGCCCGCCGCGCCCTTGCGTTCGAAGTGGGCATGCAGAACTCCGGCCTGGCGGCGACGCTGGCCACCGCCCACTTCACCCCGCTGGCTGCACTGCCGTCCGCGGTCTTCTCGCTGTGGCACAACATCTCCGGCGCCATCGTGGCCGCCTGGCTCGCCCGGCGCCCGCTGCGGGACAAACAAGCCTAAGGGGCCCGTTAGCAGCCAGCCATTCCGGGTACAGGCTCCGGTAAGGACAGCGCCGTTTCGACGCTGTCCGCCAGTTCCTGTAAGGAGATGGACAGATGGCTCGGGTTGACCGGATAGCTGAACCATGGGGGACACGTACGCCGTACGGCACCGGCGGTGACTGGCCCGTCCGGGTGGACACCCACCTGGCCGAAGGAGTGGCTCCGGAGGACGTGGACCGGTGGGTCCAGACGGCCTCGCTCCTGCACTCCAACGGCGACGCCATGGACATCGCCGTCAAGGACCACAGAATCGTCGGCGTGCGGGGACGGGCCGTGGACCGGGTCAACCACGGCCGCCTGGGCCCGAAGGACCTCTACGGCTGGCAGGCGAACGCCTCCCCGGACCGGCTCACCAAGCCCCTCATCCGCGAGAGTGGAAAGCTGGTGGAAACGGACTGGGACACCGCCATGCAGCGCATCGTGGACAAGTCCAAGGCGCTGCTCGCGGAACAGGGCGCCAGCGCCCTTGGCTTCTACACCACCGGCCAGCTCTTCTCCGAGGAGTACTACACCCTGGGCACGCTGGCCCACGGCGGCATCGGCACCAACCACGTGGACGGCAACACCCGGCTGTGCACGGCGACGGCGGGGGAGGCCCTGAAGGAATCCTTTGGCTGTGATGGGCAGCCCGGCTCCTACACGGACGTGGACCACGCCGATGTGATCGCCCTGTACGGGCACAACGTGGCCGAAACCCAGACCGTCCTCTGGACCCGGATGCTGGACCGGCTGGCCGGCCCCAACCCGCCCAAGATCATCTGCGTAGACCCGCGCATGACGCCCGTGGCCAGGGCAGCCACCGTGCACCTGGCGCCGCGGCCCGGCACCAATGTGGCCCTGATGAACGGCATCCTGCACGAGATCATCACCAACGGCTGGGTGGACCGGGAGTACATCGAGGCGCACACCGTGGGGTACCCGGAGCTCGAAAAAGAGGTCAGGAACTACCCGCCGGCCCTCGTGGCGGAAATCTGCGGCGTCCCGGCGGAGCAGATCACCGAGGCGGCCGGCATCGTCGGCCACGCGGAGCGTCTGCTGTCCACGGTGCTGCAGGGCTTCTACCAGTCCAACCAGGCCACTGCGGCTGCCGTCCAGGTGAACAACGTCAACATCATCCGCGGCATGCTGGGCAAGCCCGGCTGCGGCATCCTGCAGATGAACGGCCAGCCCACCGCCGAGAACACCCGCGAATGCGGGGCCGACGGCGACCTTGCCGCCTTCCGGAACTGGTCCAACGATGCGCACATCCAGGACCTGGCCCGGGTCTGGAACATCGATCCCATGTCCATCCCGCACTACTCCCCGCCCACGCACGTCATGCAGATGATGCGGTACGCGGAGGACGGTTCCATCCGGATGCTGTGGGTCAGCGGCACCAACCCTGCCGTCTCGCTGCCCGAGCTGGCACGCATCCGCGGCATCCTGGAACAGGACCGCCTGTTCCTGGTGGTGCAGGACATCTTCCTGTCCGAGACCGCCCAGCTGGCCGACGTGGTGCTTCCCGCCGCCACCTGGGGCGAAAAGACCGGCACCTTCACCAACGCGGACCGTACCGTGCACCTCGCCGAGAGGGCCGTGGACCCGCCGGGCGAGGCCAGGCCGGACCTGGAGATCTTCATCGACTACGCGCACCGCATGGGACTGCAGGACAAGGACGGCCGGCCGCTGATCAAGTGGCACGATCCCGAGTCGGCCTTCGAAGCCTGGAAGGAATG is a window from the Arthrobacter sp. NicSoilC5 genome containing:
- a CDS encoding nitrate reductase; this encodes MARVDRIAEPWGTRTPYGTGGDWPVRVDTHLAEGVAPEDVDRWVQTASLLHSNGDAMDIAVKDHRIVGVRGRAVDRVNHGRLGPKDLYGWQANASPDRLTKPLIRESGKLVETDWDTAMQRIVDKSKALLAEQGASALGFYTTGQLFSEEYYTLGTLAHGGIGTNHVDGNTRLCTATAGEALKESFGCDGQPGSYTDVDHADVIALYGHNVAETQTVLWTRMLDRLAGPNPPKIICVDPRMTPVARAATVHLAPRPGTNVALMNGILHEIITNGWVDREYIEAHTVGYPELEKEVRNYPPALVAEICGVPAEQITEAAGIVGHAERLLSTVLQGFYQSNQATAAAVQVNNVNIIRGMLGKPGCGILQMNGQPTAENTRECGADGDLAAFRNWSNDAHIQDLARVWNIDPMSIPHYSPPTHVMQMMRYAEDGSIRMLWVSGTNPAVSLPELARIRGILEQDRLFLVVQDIFLSETAQLADVVLPAATWGEKTGTFTNADRTVHLAERAVDPPGEARPDLEIFIDYAHRMGLQDKDGRPLIKWHDPESAFEAWKECTRGRPCDYTGITYDKLRGGSGIQWPCNEENPDGTERIYADGKFWAHPEYCETYGRDLITGAPVDPTEYKALNPEGKAIIKAAEYMPPHELPSQDFPFQLITGRTLYQFHTRTKTGRTPELQAAAPDVWVELSADDAGAYGIAEGDLAEVETPRGAVRARVRISGIRNGVLFLPFHYGYWDTKGGHQPDGPGRAANELTITDWDAASKQPIFKTAAARITRISGGDGPSPAPTTTASAPAGEFAEGARTKGILSALADESMDAAGGAR
- a CDS encoding bile acid:sodium symporter family protein, which encodes MLEATKPQKSPDGTPVNPALEAESKIARIAVTVFPILVVVAGILGFLLPGVFKPMAPSVPYLLGIIMFCMGLTLTPPDFAAVAKRPWAVALGIVAHYIIMPGAGWLIAGALNLPPELAVGVILVGCAPSGTASNVMAFLAKGDVALSVAVASVSTLIAPIVTPLLVLFLAGSYLQIDAAGMVLDIVKTVLLPVVAGLLARVFLKKLVAKVLPALPWASAVVISLIVAIVVAGSANKIIEAGAIVFLAVVLHNGFGLGLGYLAGKLGRLDDKARRALAFEVGMQNSGLAATLATAHFTPLAALPSAVFSLWHNISGAIVAAWLARRPLRDKQA
- a CDS encoding MFS transporter, producing MREPNNTKTMAGGANAARINAELVARLERLPLTRRLTVIRVVIGSATFFDAYTVLAIAFAMPQLSSEWHLNAGEIGMILSAGYVGQIFGSLFFGHLAERIGRLPVLLFTILLFVSMDIACLFAWGATSMIIFRFIQGIGTGGEVPVASAYINEFVGARKRGRFFLLYEVIFPVGLMFAGIAGYFLVPVVGWKAMFIVGIVPALLTIPMRWLMPESPRWLASRGHVHKAETVVSMLEKEAVKAGHALSEPVVRPVDPKATARTDWRELFSGIYKKRTFMIWMLWICVYMVNNGLVTWLPTLYKQTFNLPLQTSLAYGWVTSAVGVVASVLCALLIDRVGRKRWYTFAFLAATVPLVILTALGAVSATQVVVFASIAYAILQTISFSLYLYSAELYPTRLRAIGTGFGSAWLRAGSAIGPILVGWIVDNYGISLVFTVFAAVALIGGLVTIFFAIETKGRVLEELSP
- a CDS encoding dihydrodipicolinate synthase family protein; the protein is MALDLRGLNPAPVTPFTEDGAVDFAAIQRLGSWLGSIEGVKSLVVLGHAGEGTFLTEEEQLDVIRAFVASTDGRVPVVAGITKEGNKTAALEARKAVDAGASAGLVYPSHGWLRFGYQKGAPQSRYQEIYDESGLPLILFQYPDNTKASYDLETQLEIAGQEGVFATKNGVRNMRRWYTEIPALRAAYPELQILSCHDEYLLPTMFDVDGLLVGYGNIAPELLVELIEAGKAQDYPRAHAIHERLLPVTKNVYHRGSHMEGTVALKWGLVNRGILDHATVRTPLLPLPQGAETEIAEAFAAANIGKVTVNA